The window ACGGCTCATGGTCGTCCTGGAACCCCTCAAGGTGGTCATCGACGGCCTGCCCGACGACCACGTCGAGATGGTGGACGTTCCCTTCTCCAAGGAACCCTCCTTCGGCACACACAACGTCCCCTTCACAAAAACGGTGTACATCGAACGCTCCGACTTCCGTGAGGTCGACTCACCCGACTACTTCCGTCTTGCGCCTGGCAAGACCGTCGGTCTCTTGCGAGTGCCTTACCCCATCACCGCAACCTCCTTCGACAAGGACCCTGCCACGGGAACCGTCACCTGCGTATACGCAAAATACGAGAAACCCGAAGAAGGCGCTGCGcccaagaagggcaagacgTTCATCCACTGGGTCGGCGAGTCCTCCGCGCATAACAGCCCGCTGCGCGCCGAGATCCGCATCTTCAACCCGCTCTTCAAGTCCGAGGATCCCTCCGCGCACCCGGGCGGCTTCCTGGCTGATATCAACCCGGGCTCCGAGCAGATCTACAAGGATGCTTGCATCGAGACCGGGTTCCGGGATATCTCTGCCTCGGCGCCTTGGCCGAAGGAGGAGAAAAATGCCGCGGCCGGTGATCTGGCAACAAACCAGCACTCGATCCGCTTTCAGGGTATGCGCGTTGCGTACTTTGCGGTTGATCGCGATTCGACGCCTGAGAAGATTGTCTTGAATCAGATCGTCTCTCTTAAGGATACCCAGGGCAAGACCTGAAAAATTTAGTCTAACGGATGGAATGGGGAGAGGACGGCATAGCATTTTGCATTTTATCTactattttttttttgtcatGTCTTGGGTTTGGACATTTTAGTAGGAGCAAAAACTAATTAGAAACATGGAAGGAGAATCTGCATTTCATCTCATCTACTCATAACTCTAGATACGAGCCGGAAAAGACGTGGAAGGCCCCACGAGGCACACCTGCAATGTCTCAGGCCTGCTGCCAAGTGTACCATTCTTCTCAGGAAGATGATAGGATGTCCACTTGATCTAGTCAACTGATAAACGCCACAACCTCCCTCAACCAGACCAGATCAAACGGAACTACAGCGCCATTTAGCCTTAAAAAAAAACTCCTCCTTCCGTTGTATGCAGAGTTTTGGGGACAAAAAAGAGCATTATGGCAGGCCATAATAGCATGTGTTCGACGGTGAAGGGACTCGAACCCTCAGCCTTTTCCTTAGGAGAGAAATGCTCTACCATTGAGCCACACCGCCGTCATTCTAGAGGGGAAATGGAGCTCAGGCGATTCTTAGACTTAACAGTAATTTACTGTTAGGGAATATTATAGATGGCTTCACGCGGGGTAGACTGGGAACTTTAGGATAGTGTTGGCTGATGTATATTATGGCGATAGTGGTAGAATAGTGGTAGGATGTCAGTTATCAGTTGCCACCCATCCACTGACTGGCTGACTGACCGGCCCGCTGTCAACTGATGAGATGCAGATGCCACAGCCACGATCTGACAGGGAATAGATACGCATGACGCACAAGCTGACAGGGTGCAGGCTCTATACGAACACCAACGACACAGCCATGATGGTGTTTCAACAAGAGTGAATGGTCCGAAGTACGTAGTAGGAACCCTAACCGAAACCAACCAACTGACGAACGGAGCTAGCTATATGATCAGCGTCGCTCCCGCCCCTGACTGACGAACTAGTCTTACATGTGGGCTACTTACTTCCGGTCCCTCGGAGCTATTATgcatttttctttttgaccACTTCCATTAACAGACTTGGTACAAACCATGGCCACCCCGACCGAAATCTCAACCGAGCAACCCCCGACCCAAGGAGAGGATGCCGAATCCACCACGCCAACCTCGCCGCCCCCGCTAGAACGGCGGGGCTCGGGCttcctcaacttcttcacctccatcctcggcgcGAAAAACCCGCTCGCGCAGCCGGCAGATGCCACCAAGAACTCTGTCTGGCTATTCGACAACACCGCATACCAGAACGGCGACGACGGACAATGGCAGGCCGAGGTGGTCGCCTGCATCTTCGAGAAAGAAGGCCGAGACGATGTGGGCAAGTTCGTTGCGAACATCGCAGACCAGGTCGGGATTGATGGCGAAGTGGGCGGCAACACTGTAGCCCGGAAACGCATCGAGGAACGTGTCCGGCCGTTTCTTGACCCCGTGTCCCCGACCAAGACCCTGACACTGCTTGAATCGGAGCAGACCCATGCGCTTGGTCCCTCCGATAGCAATGGGATTATCAGCCAGACGGTCAACATGGCCAGCGAGGGCATGTCAGACGGCATAAGCGTGCAGCCGCAGGTCCAGGGGTTTAGCCtggcgatgccgacgaaCACGCTCTTCGCCGCGCCAGAAGGCTGGCTCGTGATTTCCGACATCGACGACACGATCAAAATCACGCAGACATCCGAGTCAACGGGGATCCTGCGCACGACCTTCGTCGACGACCCCCAGCCCACGCCGGGCATGCCGGAATTCTACAAACACGTCCACGCCGAGCTCAACCCGACCTGGTTCTACCTCAGCGCATCCCCCTACAACCTATACCCGTTCCTGCATGGCTTCCTGCACAGCACGTACTGTCCAGGCACGCTGGTGCTGCGCGACTACTCCTGGCTAGACCTCAGCGGGCTGATCAAGTCATTCACGGAGAAGACGCTCGAGTACAAGGTTGAtcgcatggagaagatccgGCGCTGGTTCCCGCGCCGCAGAGTGCTGTGTATTGGCGATTCCACGCAGAAGGATCCTGAGGCGTATGGGGATATGTATCGGAAGTATCCAGACTGGGTGCACGCTATTATTATTCGCAAGGTGACTTATGTGCAagggatggaggagaagaataaGGACGAGAGGTTTGAGGCGGCGTTCAAGGATGTTCCGAGGCACATGTGGACGGTGTTTGAGGATCCGGAGAAGTTGTATGGGTTTGTGGACGGGTTGGGTATGGAGGATCAGGTTTTGTAGTCGATCTTTTGTTATTATATTCCAGACAGAAGGGGGGCATTTATTTATTGGGGCTATACTTGCCCGGCCGTGGTGTATAGTTCTATTGAGGCAATGCTGAGGTAATCGCCAACGTCAGTGTTATGCCATTTCGGGGACGTTTATATACTTCGCTTTATAGCATATAGATAATTGAGAAGTACCAGGCAAGTAATCACTAGAGCATCTGCATTCAAAATGAAACCAGCCAAGCCCGCATCGGCAACAATGAACGAACAAACGTTCGTTCCGAGCTCCATGCGCGCCCTGTACTACACCCTCCACCTCCCAACACCGGAAACGGCCACCGAGGAGTCCGGTAAAGccctcctccccggcccAGACGGCTTAATCCTGGACACGGGGTTCCCAACGCCCCAACCAGCAGCACACGAGTACCTGTTGAAGGTTCAAACGGCGGCATTCTGCCACGACGAGCAGCGGCTCGCTCGAACGCTTAATCCCACCAAGACCACGCCACAAATCCCGCTGCATTCCCTGTGCGGAACTGTAATTAGCACGCCCACTGCAGACCACGAGCGGCAGTCCGGTCCGCGGTTCAAGATCGGCGACATCGTCTTCGGCCTGATCAGTCACTtccgcgacggcggcgcggCGGACTATACGCTCGCcaccgaggacgagctggccTTTAAGCCCGGGAATATCAGTGCCTCTGAAGCAGCTTCTGTGGCATTGCCGGCGCTCACGGCATGGCACGCTCTTTTCCGGTATGCGGGACTGGATCCCGATGCCACAGCGAATGGGATCAGCCGTGATAAGAATGGGAATAGTAACCACGGCAatagagatgggaagaaaTGGAATGGCAACGGATACGGCCTTTTCAGGAAAGGTAgtggcaatggcaatggTAACGGGCATGGTAAGAAAGTGCCGCCGCTGCGGGTGCTGGTCACCAACGCGCGGGATTGCGAAGTCGGCCGGATAACGGTGCAGCTACTGCGGGCGGACAAGCTATTCCCCGTGCGGCCATGGATCTGCGTCAGCTGCACAGCGACAGAGGCGGACATCATGCGGCGCGAGTGGGATGTCGACGAGGTGCTGGTGATCCCGCACCTGCCTACGCGCGACGAGTGCGATCTGGCGGGGACATTCCGCCAGCGACGCTGGGAGCCCGTTGATGTTGTGCTGGATTGTGAAGGCGGCGAAGTGTACCGGCAGGCGCACGAGGCGGGCGTGGTGCGAAACTATGGCGCTGTCTTGACGGCGGTGGACTCGCGGCCCGCGCAGCAGGCTGCGTCTCCGGATCGGGGGCTGCATAGTAAGCTTGTGGCTGTTGCTCCGGATGGCGCGTCGATGATGCGCATTGGAGGGTTGGTCGAGGCAGGGAAAGTGCTTGGTGTGCCGGAGACGGTGGTGGATTTGATCAATTCCGCGGACTTGTTGGCGTCTGGGgcggcggccacggcgggcAGTCGACGGggaggcatggtggtggtgcgcGTCAATTGAGGATTTTGATAcggaaaaggaaagaaaagaagaaaagacccGTGACATTTTGACCTTATAAGAAAAGAGTCCGCCCGCTTGACAACAGAAACTACATGAGCGAAcaggaagaagtgaagaaaatgaaaaaaaaaaagagtaCTACGGTACACCCCGGTTCAAAGTAACGAATCGAGTCTGGTGAAAACGCTCAAGCATGCCGCAACAATCTGAACAATAATTAGTAAATGatcctttttctctctcttcctctctctctctgtgtgtCTTAAGATAGAGACGGGGGAAACGTACCTCCATCTGGAGCTCTCTATCCTTGTTCCGGTTGATCTCCTCATTGATCATCGAGGCCAGGTTCGCCCCGATAGACTGCGAGCCGCCTGCCCGTCGCCCAAATGGCCATTGCGAGTACTCGGCTAGCAGTTCATCCACTTGAGCAAAGGCTCGCTCGCGCGCCTCATGGCTCATTGTCACTAACGCATTCTCCAGCACGTTGGCCGCATACGCCGCACAAACCATGCTCACCGTGCGCAGGTATCGGTACTCAGAATCCTCGGGGAGCCAGGTGGTGGGAGGGATGATGACGGTACGGTTGCTGCAGATGTTGCGGACACGGCGGTGGATGTCGTCCttggcgccgccgtcggccaCGGGGTGGGTGGCCATgtcgaagaggaggaagTTGCGTTTTTCGGTGCGCAGGATGCCCTTGTCGACGAGACCTTTGGCCAAGCGCTCGCGCACCTGCTTGAGTTGATACCCGATTTTCATGAGATTCCATGTTTCCCCtgccaagaaagaaagggtCAGTTTGGGCCTCGAGACCAGACATGTAAAATCATTTACCGCTCAATAGATCGATCCACGTATTCACGCTCATCTTCTCGCTAgacttcatcatcttcagcGTCTCGTCCAGCAAGACCTCGCCCGTCAATGTGTcgtcgatgacctcgatcACGCGGTCGGCCAGGGGGAAGCGGCGCCGCGACGAGTCCTTTTGCATGCTTATCCGACCGCGGAGGGCCAGCTCGACGACAATGCACCCTCGCAGGGCATAGGAGATGTTTTCGTTCCAGAATGAGAGGTATCCCTGTTATTGCGCCATTAGACCACCCGCCGGGTTCGAACACAAGCCGCCATCACGCACCTGTTTATCCttcagccccagcagcagcacctcctccatgAGAGTTAGTTTTGGTTGCTTGCTCCGCTCGGCAGTTTCGCTGAGGTCGCGCGGGTCGAATGCGATCTTGTGGCCATTCTCCGTGTTGGTGAAGGATGTTTCGGGGCCTCGATTGTCCATTGCAGAGCCGTTCCGCGAGACCGGCGACGACACGCGGCTCTCATCTTGCTCTTCGCCAGCGCGGCCaccgcctcgtcggcgagtCAAGCCCCCGGCTGCGGACATTTAAAGGTGGTTGTGAGCTAGCCGAAAAGTGtgttgggttgggtttggttgggggggaggaagatCAGAAGTTGCGGAAGTGGGACTTTTTCGGTGTCAGGGGCGGGAAGATCCAAAGGCCGCGTGCCCGACCGAGGGAATATGGTGATAGTCAACCGACTGACTGTAATGGGTAGGTAGATAGGTGGAAAGTATGGTTGGGGTGGGATACAAGGGCGTGAGTGGAAAGACTGAAAGAAATGTTGCAGTTGGCACGCCGGGTCCGCTTCGGGATTGTTAGGTGGTCTTAGGTTCAGCGCGGAGCCCGATCCGATATGAACGACGACCATCAGAGGGATTCACGACACAATTTATAGAGGGAAAAAACTACAGGTTTAGAGTAGAAAGCATTTCAGGGATTGATATACACGATAGAGAAAGGACCAAAAAAACCACATGGATTCCGAATACATTCAGACCGTTCTATTCGATCCTCCCAACCCGGCATCTAGTGAATTAGTGGGCTAGAGACCAATTAGCAACGGAGAGTCAAAGAGGGCGAAGGGACGAGACGGGGGAGAAACATACCGTCGGGCTGGGCAAGGATGTACTCGACGGCCTTGTCCACTGTTATGAGGTCAGCGTTGTCTTTTCCTGTCTTGCAAGACTGTTGCACATACCGCTGAGGATCTGATCGGCCTCCTTGTCGGGGATCTCAATGCTGAATTCCTGCTGCGGTGTCAGATATACCGCCATTGCTTTCTCCGAGGGAAACAGCCACACATACCTCCTCAAtggccatcaccacctcgACGGTATCCAGACTGTCCAGTCCAAGGTCGTTCGAGAAGTGCGAGGCGCCGTTGATCTACCGGGCATTAGTTGGTATTCGGTTCGGGTCAAGCCGAGAGCAATCCATCACTGACCTTGCTGGCATCGGTGACCTGTATCAACACTCTCATTAGCACGGACTTCACAATTGTATCACAACGCGCCATCACGCACCTTGTCAAAGTTCTTCAGCAGGTTCACTATCCGACCCTCGACCTCTTTCTGGTCCAGACCCGCGGGAGCAGAGTAGAAGCGGATGGCCTGGGAGACAGCACAGGGCTGGAATTGCGCACGCGCGACGACGGGCGAGCTGCGGAGGAAGGGGGTGGATGGGCGGATAGCACGAGGCACCGAGGCCCGCAGGGAGCGCACAATGGCAGAGCGGAACATGATGATGGGAGGGGgggatgtggaagaggtgaggAGAGTTAGAAAATCAGTAACAAAGGAGATCAAGTCACAGTCGGTGGTGCTCGGGAAGCAAAATCCTGTTACAGCCAATCAGCACCCAACTCTTCCGAATGACCTGCTTACTCACGGCCAacacctcttccactccttccactcctccaagCACACATCCTCaaaccaccttctccagatccccCCCTTGtcgcccatcatggcctccaTGTCGGTCTCCCGGCTGGTTGCTGTCCGCCGTACCCCGTTCATCATCTCCTCATCTCCGTTTTCCACCTCGgccgcccgcgccgccacGCCTGCTGGCCCTCCCCCATCGGGCTTCCGTCTGCCCCCGCCCAAGCGATGGGACCAAAGTGGCGAGTCGTCCCTCGACAAGGCCAGCAAGTACTTCCTGATGGCCGAGATCTTCCGCGGCATGTACGTCGTGCTGGAGCAGTTCTTCCGCCCGCCGTAAGTCGTCGACCCTGGACCGAAAGTGCGAAATTTACGAGCCCACCATTCTCACCATATCAATTCAATTCAGGTACACCATCTTCTATCCCTTCGAAAAGGGCCCCATCTCCCCCCGCTTCCGTGGTGAACACGCCCTGCGCCGCTACCCCACCGGCGAGGAGCGATGCATCGCCTGCAAGCTCTGCGAGGCCATCTGCCCGGCCCAGGCGATCACCATTGAGGCtgaggagcgcgaggatgGAAGTCGCCGCACCACCCGTTATGATATTGACATGACCAAATGCATCTACTGCGGTTTCTGCCAGGAGAGCTGCCCCGTGGACGCCATTGTCGAGAGTGAGTGTTCTGCCCCCGGGAATATAAGACAAAGAGGACATCAACTAACTGTTTCCCAGCCTCCAATGCCGAATACGCTACCGAGACCCGTGAGGAACTGCTGTacaacaaggagaagctgctggccaACGGTGACAAGTGGGAGCCCGAGATCGCGGCTGCTGCTCGTGCCGATGCTCCCTACCGATAAATCACTGGCCTTGGTGGCTACACACTCTGCCAAAAGAACAATATTCCCCCCAAACACCCATCCTGTATATAAAGTGCCCCCCCGTCTGTCTCCTGTACCTGATCTCGAAAGAATTTTCTGTTCGAGTCTTCCGTTAtcgtttctttttcctaTGTCCCGGACTAGCACCTTACAAGGTTACAATCAAGAAAAAATCTGATACATTCCTACTGTCGAAAAATAATCATATTTGAAAACATAATCATATTCACAGAAGAACCAAATCGCTACCTATGCATGATAGAAATATGATGCCGTCGAAACAGCGCAATATAAAACACCAGACACCAAGAACGGATATCTTCGTCTCGTCTCAATCGAAAatcactttttttttcttcggtTCACTTCCtcatttcttcttcccacccgTCTTGGCCTTGAAACTGCCCTCAAACCCAGGtctggccttcttcttgcctccaccagcagccttcttccccttACTGCCCTTGttgcccttctcctctcgCCGCTTGCGCAGGTTATCTTCACGCTTGGTTTGCTTGTGGTCCTTGGCCCGGGCAACGGTGTCAATCCGCTCCCTCCACTCACGCTcggacttcttcttcgcggacTCCTTGCGCTTGAGCGCCTTCTTTAGCAGAGAAGTGTCGTCACGGACACGCTCGCCGTGTGCACGTTTCTTCGCGTTCAACCAGCGGTCCTTCTCTTCGATATCGGCGCGCTTCTCCGGGTCCATCTCGGCCAGACGGGCCTTCTTCGCTTCGGCGACCTTGAGTTGCCCGGCGGCGTCCTTGGCACCGCGCTGTGTGGGCTTGTCGCTCACGCCAGACAATGACGAGTCGGCAAGCTGGCCATCTGTGAAAACAACACGGCCAAAGGAGAAATTGTTGGACGCTGACCCCACGGAATCAACGGGCGAGCGAGGAGAAGCAAGCAGCGACCCTGAGCCGCCAGGCGAAAACCTCCGTGCCATGGCTTCGTCATTCTTGAGctgttcctcctccttggccttttgcCGCAGCTCCTTCTTGTGTGTTTTGCGCTGTTCGGCTTTCTGTCGCCGGGCCTCGATGAGCTCTTGGCGGTTGCGGGCCGGCTTGCCGTTCAACCCATCTGCGTGCCGCTTGGCTCGTAGTTCGTCCAGACGCTTTTGGAGACGCTGCTTCAGTTCTTCTGGGGTAGGTTTGAGAGGTTTTGACTCGGAGTTGGTGGGGGGGACAATGGATGAGATGGACGAGCTGCCGGATTGGGGGTTGGAGGCATCGGGGGAGTTGGGCGTagaggaggccgatgaggGCTGGTCCATTTGGAAAGAGAACCCCTCCTCGGCAGCAAcatcttcaccatcttcatcgtcatcttcagcCTCGGAGGCTTCCTCTGGTTTGGCGGGTGCAGGCTTTTCAGCCTGCTGAttttgcttttccttcttggccgtctccttggccttcttcttttccttctgaGTAGCCTTTTTCTGAgcctttttctcctctctctcatttTTCCTGGCCTCTGCATCTGCGGCTGACTTAGCCGCCGCCGCAGGATCTTCCgcctgcttctgcttcttgggcttTGCGTTGCCACGGTTCAATCCTTCCTTGGGCGCTTCCGAGCCAAGCTCTCCGTCCGAGGAATCAGAGTCTCGTGCACCAGCCTCTCGCTTGCGCTTGCGTGCGTTCTCGTCCATGACATCTTTGGCCGTTTTGGCGGACTCGGGGTCGAGTTTTGCACGCTTGGCTTCGCGGGCTTGTTCCTTggtctgcttcttgcgcttccATTGATCCTGAAGAAATACTTGGTAAGAACCAGATTGGCTAGCAAAAGAGGGGAGACATACATTATTGTCCTCGCCGTAGTAGTATTTGGCGGGGATTAAAGACAGCAGGCCGTCGAAGGCCTGTGCGTGGCTTCGCAGCCGTTCCTGGGGATGTCAGTCTAGTTGATCACAGGAGGAATGGTGTACATACTTCGATGTCGTCCATCTTTCCTACAGTGTAAAGGACAAGCGTGGCTGGCGAACGGGAATCTCGAAAATTTTGGGGGATGAGGAAAAGCCTCCGCTCGGCTCCCTCACCGCCAAACATTTTTTCCTGCTTACATACTCAACTAAGTATAAGTTCAGTTTTAGATGAGAATGATCAGTGAAAAATTGGTCAGTTGGCTAGGAATAGATTAGTAGCGAAACAATCACTTGTCTCACTAGTATAATTCTTACACAGTCAACTCGGTTCGAACCTACTGGCAGATGTTTATATAGTATCCTGCCCACAGCAGCAATTACGTATGCTTCCAAGTGATAGCGACCAGGGTAAAATTGAAATGAATAACTTCTGTGAGCAATGCTTCTCAGATACAAGATGAATGACTCTGAAATAACTCAATTTTCCACAATGCCATATACTATCCACCATCTCATCAACCCTGCACCACAAGTCCTGCCGCCACATCCAACCCAGGACACTCCTCATCCCGAACATCCGTGATATTGTTATAGGGATAAGGAGTCGTCCAGATAAGGTCGAATCTACTAGTTGTCAGAAACATAATGCAAAGAAAGGCAAATCGCTGACCGATTCGACGGATactccagcagctccagaaCACCCAACAACATCTCAATCTCACGCATTCGTCCATGCCGCCAGCAAATCAACATATTTCCGGGGCCCTCATAAGACAGAACCGTCTCCGCGACACATTCGACATCGTTCCGGGAACAGGAAGTGTCGATATCAAGACCGAGATCGAGTGCGAGCGGGAGGACGGTGTCATAGGAACGTCTGTGTGCGCCATCTTCCCCCGAAAAAGTAGTTAGTTAATTCGGTATGACCAATTGGTAGTTACTTGACTATTGTGTTATGTATTTCCCGGTTAATGCGAAAACTCCTTGTAAGCTTACTCCATTTCACCCTCGGCGCCATGATATGTCCAATCTCATAGCCCGACTCGGGACCAAAAACATGACGCAGACACTCCGCGCGGCGGATGCCGTCTGGGCTGAGGCCATGGTCTGTCGGATCGGCTGGTTTCTCGCCGTGTCGGATGAGATAGACGGTGGAGCGGGCGCGGGCGTGAGCGAGGCCGAAGTAGAGAAGTAATATTAACCACCACATTTCCTAGTCTAGTCCAACAACTTATAGTTATCGTGAGAGGTAAGTCCAATCTCTTTTTCGCCATGACTGGGCTTATCTTAATATCTATATATATTCCTTCTAGGGGCTCTGTTACTCTTGCCGGTCTGCATTGCAGGGAACCACTAGCCAGTGGGTCTGGCGGGTAGGGTAGCACGATGGGATCTCCGATCGGCGTGATCGGGTCAGATGCATTTGTAGTGTCTAGTTTAGTTGGTCTGGGTGACAATCATTAAATATTGATCGGGTGAGTTGGTCATCGTCTGGTTGGTGTTAGGGCATAGTGGGTTATAGATGGGACCCCTGTAACTAGTGGACAATTTTTCGCTTGTCGATAATAACATTCCTGTAATAGGCAGCCGAATAATAATCGTCGGCAAATGGTTCATAATTGCAGTGCCCAGGCCGGAGTACGTACGTCTCGACGGTAGTTAGCGCCGATGGGTAGCCGTGAGATCCGGAACCGACAACAATGGAAGAACTCGTTTCGGCAAATCGGACGAACGTAGGATTGTCCTCCTCGCATTGCCACACAGTGTGGCGGTGTTCGAGGTACGTGCTGTACTAGGTAATCTGTGCGATTTTATGCATTATTAGTTACCGCTACTAAGAATAATCACTCATCGCTTCAAGTGTGGCTCAGTCGAGCTGCGCCTTCGTGGGCATGTGGGGGGTCAGCCCTGTGACTGTACATTTATAAACACTCGCACCTgcccctcctcttcttttctcttcatcatcttcatcttcatcatctaacttcatccccatcatccactccaCCCACCATGTCTGATCCCTACAACCAGTACAACCAAGGCTACGGCCAGGGCTACCCTCCCCAGCAGGGTTATGGTCAGCAGGGCTATGGTCAGCAAGGCTAtggtcagcagcagccccagTACGGCCAACCCGGCTacgaccagcagcagcagcagtatgGTGGCTATTCTCAGCAGccccaacagcagcagtacGGGGGCTACAACCAGGGCTACGAGCAACAGTCCCAGCACGGCCAGTCCCAGCAGCAGTAcggcgagcagcagcagtatgGCCAGCAAGACTCCTACCGTCAGGGGTGAGTTTGAGATTCCCTAATCATTTCCCTTCTACCACATCCACATACTAACCCCCCCTCCAGTGGCTATGAACAGCAGCAGGGCGCTCCGGGCGAAGCCCAAGACGGCGAGCGCGGCCTGGCTGGAGCCCTAGCCGGAGGTGCCGGCGGCGCTTTCGCCGGACACAAGGCCGGCCACGGTTTCCTCGGAACAATCGGCGGCGCCATCATTGGCAGCATTGCCGAAGACGCTATCAAGAAGCACAAGAGCCGCGAGGAAATGAACGCTGGCACTCCCCAGGGAGGTCCCTACGGtggtcctcctccccccGGCTATGGTTCTCCGTCCTCGCAGGGCGGCTCCATGATGGATAACCTGGGCGGCTTCTTCAACAAGAGATAGACGCTTCTCGCATGATGAATCTGTGACGCTGATGAATTCCCATGCCTGTTCTtgtctctgtctctgtcGGATTGCGTGACGTTTACGCCGGTgttggctttttttttctttcttcctttttccttcctttctttttttaatTCATGCCAGCGAGGCTTTTGAATGATGATGCATTGGTATTATTAGTTTACTTTTATCCTCATACCGGTCTTGCAATGCGATTGCCTCTGCTTCGATGATTCCAGTCCGATGGACTTTTCAATTTTACAATCCAATAGTAGCAGTGTATTCAACTATTCGACTATATGATCCAAATCATCTCCTTTGTTGACAAGTAGTTCCCTCGCTAGATCAGCCATAAATAATGCCGCGCCATGGAACCAttcctgcctcaggcacacAGGCACCACTGCCAAGGCCGACCGCCAAAAGTTCgtccttcccttctccatcatccatccaaCCATCCCCAGCCAGCCATGATTGTACGGCAATTAGCAGCACGGCAAGGTATGTTCCTCCGTT of the Penicillium psychrofluorescens genome assembly, chromosome: 1 genome contains:
- a CDS encoding uncharacterized protein (ID:PFLUO_001569-T1.cds;~source:funannotate), yielding MSDPYNQYNQGYGQGYPPQQGYGQQGYGQQGYGQQQPQYGQPGYDQQQQQYGGYSQQPQQQQYGGYNQGYEQQSQHGQSQQQYGEQQQYGQQDSYRQGGYEQQQGAPGEAQDGERGLAGALAGGAGGAFAGHKAGHGFLGTIGGAIIGSIAEDAIKKHKSREEMNAGTPQGGPYGGPPPPGYGSPSSQGGSMMDNLGGFFNKR